One Asterias rubens chromosome 8, eAstRub1.3, whole genome shotgun sequence genomic window, attacctctttctcaaaaactacgttacttcagagggagtcgtttccaacaatgttttatactaccaacagctccccaatgctcgttaccaagtcagtttttaagttaatatttgttttgagtaactaccaaatgtgtaccttccctttaaaggagccgttacaacccacctctaaagcaacttaaaactatggcgcaacaaaagtgacagaacgcctttTAAAACTGTGCGGGACGAATCATGTATACCAGCGGAATTGATAAAAATACCATTGAGAGCGCCCTAATGCGGTCAAAAATACGGCGCCTTGTAACCACGACATTTACCTGGGAAAAACATGGTACTGTAATGTACTCAGCTTGGGGTAGGGTCCAATCAAGGCTGGAGATAACCACCAGTTTTTAAACTTTGTTAAATTTTCCAGCAAAATACATGTAGCGTCAAGTTTGAAACATTGATTAGGAGCATGCAATGGGGTTAACATTCCTCAGGGATTTGCTGGGAATTGGTTAATGTAATGTGACAAGACTCCTGACAAGGACTAGAGCAAGCTACATGTAGTTACATGTAGTTACATGTAGTCGCAAAATGTAGACgcaaaatgttgagaccaattagaactcactccagggtaGTGAAGCtaataatgagaagtcccctcgatccaccaAAGCCAATTTAGTCTACCTTCTACCTTCTACCCAAGTACttagttaaaaagcaagacagttctttaccacaactgagaagtctcccaaattcggAAAATATACTCCCAAATTCGGAAAatatactccgcggtagtagaatataaaccAAGAcaggttctcaaaagaacattatcTAGCAAGTGgatacaaacatggtgttaccgcaaaccatattATTGCCTCAAATACCATGAACAAGATTCTAAAGAGAAAGTGCTTATTTAGAGAttttcattacatggtgttaccgcaaacctttctatatcgtatttccaccatgcaaagtgccaaatcctacttatttccTTTATGATGTCAACTTAATTAGTGTTGTGTGTTATTTGTCCCCAGCTTGGATCTGTTGGTTTAGCCTTCATGGGAGTTATAGCTCTAACATGCATGAACATTATGGTCCAAACATGCCATGATCTATGTGAAAGGTAAAGTACATATTATTGGTACAAATATAAACCTTTAGATTTCCTTTTTCTAGAATGATCAGTTACATTGACAAAatgattgggtctcagaattcaaaaCTTTTGATgacctctctttctgtattaaatatatttactcagcaccttgagtaccttgttggtagatacatgtacatgcgctGTATaggactttgatattattataagttACTTTATGTTTGGCATTTTGAATGAGGTAAACGCACATTGCTGTGtgattttcagtttttttttctcaaccaCTTCACCATTAATGAGGCTAAAACTTTTACAGGTAATTAATTATATTacatattgacccatttcacctgacgacatcatcagaaaaatcttgaatgcgccatattggtgggcaatttcactgagttttcatatataactctatgcatagagtatgctgtgcattatgcagtgaagtgcgcattttaggtgacACGGCGtaaatacacgtaaacctaactgcccaacAACATGGTGAGCATTTTAGGTGACACGGCGtaaatacacgtaaacctaactgcccaacaacatggtgagcgtggcatcagtcgccgcatgtgacgcgcgtgcaaggggtcaatatcttcattcacagtgagtagggattcttGTCATGGCCAAAAATGTGATTATACTAAAGGTCTCAAAACCTTTTAAACATCAGTTAGCCAGTTTTGAACTATAGAAAACTACTCATCAATCAAAAATGTTAGCCAGTTTTGAACTATAGAAAACTACTCATCAATCAAAAATGTTAGCCAGTTTTGAACTATAGAAAACTACTCATCAATCAAAAATGTTAGCCAGTACAACAGTATATTTTTTAGGttaatgaaaattgttttaaaattttggaAAGTTTTGAGGCCGTCTCCGCCTACTATAAAACTGATGTAGGGTAAaactttgaatttaatttattgTACCAGATTTCAATTAATTGTGATGTGTTGGTCATTTTCTGTCTTAGAACAAATCGAGTAACTTTAGATTATGGAGAGGTTGCTGAGCAGTCCCTTAAACATGGTCCCATCGCTTGGTTACGAGAAAGATGTCGTATTGGAAAGTAAGTATCCTTCTTTGTCTGGCTCCTTGTACCCAGTAATAGTAAAAGCACTGATGCATAAAATGGACCAGACTGTTCCCTTGACAGATTTGTACAGAAGGAAATGTCAAATGTCAATTCataatgaaattgaaaatgataacCTCTTCTACTGGGTTAACtggaagcaaattttgtgcttactgtagcagacaaatttgttaCTGTGTAAATGTGTTTCACAGTTTAGCAAGAAagtttggcggccattttgcacgttcaccatggatttgtattGAATGTACTTCATTTTCGTGCAgtcaccggaaggttagcatgccttttcttgtgcttacggttagcagcgctatgtaACGAGAATTGTGcagtaagcagcgctatgaaattggtcctcGGTTGTTTGTACTAAGTCacatgatattgtttttatttgttgcttgttgcttttcaaattgtaaagcttttttatacatgtagctgctctttgaaatttgaaacttgGCCCAGACCATAATTTAGAAATACTTCGCACTGTTAAcacgtttattattattgacatttttgttttgcagctATGTTGTGAATGGGTTTTTAATCTTCACTCAGCTGGGTTTCTGCTGTGTCTATTTCCTCTTCATGGCAGACAACATCAGACAggtaatcaaaataataaccagTTCTTATAAAGCGAATTTCACAATAAtcgtatcaatgcactttacatctgtgccctggtcatagggccaataacattcctttatctttctcagctccctgggaagtatacaaCCTGTTATGAGCAATTGTAGCGCTCAGAAGGCTTTTTGCAAACACAATATCTACCTCTACCCTGGTAGGTACAAAATGTACCCAtgtatacccctgggtgaagagaagcaattatgggcaaaatattttgctcaagtgtcacgaccgggattcaaacccacagcGTAACTTgtccactcggccatgacaccctcaAAGAGCTGTTTAAAAAAGCCATAGACCGTAAAATAGTTTCCACGCCTTGAAACAAGCTGCTGCCCTTTGATTCTTAAGGCTGAGATTTTTTCTGACTTTTGCCGCAAATCCGTCCTTATGATTGTGAAAACCCTACCCTGACTTTAAGCTCCgactttttaaattaattttactgAAACTGAATCAAGGTATGTTTGAAACTATACATGGATAGTCAGCTTTTACATTCTCTGTGTGCATGGTGTGTATCATAAACTAGTGAAAATAGAAAAGAGACCACACTGACTCTTTGCAGAGCCAGCACTCCcataaaagagatttacacatggttgtatccgcaagtttcctacttatttatagtttcttcctaattatctacaccatgcaaagcttcaaagaATACTTTGTGATTATAAGCTACATATCACAGTTGGGTGAGCACTGACATGTTAATCCACAGGTCATAGGtcaagtcctgctctagtcaatttgttttcattcattccaaaactgctaaaaaaaatatatacaggtACGAATCAAGCATGTCACAAGCAAATAGTAATATTGTTTATTCTCTTTGATCCTAGATTTATTGTACTTATTATGGAGCGAGTGTTCCATCCTTGCAAATCTTTCTGTTGATGTTACTGCCTTTGGTTCTCATCTACTGCTACATCAGGAACCTGGATGATTTAGCTCCCTTCTCTACTCTTGCTAATGTTCTTACCATTGTGGGAATACTCATTATTTATGAGGTgagaatattatacaaatattgactgcttccaGTGCTatggtatacacatattgactggcataattcggtaactagtgtacgtctattccccctcgggcctgtgagtgaccagaagaggggcctatttccctcagCCTTCGACCTCGGGAGATaagtcgctcttctggtcactcctCGGAGGAATAGCGAACAcaagttacctcattgccattcaatatgtgttttataacacacctcggtcttaaatgtgaaataagaacagaaatcgggaaaagaaaggaagttttgtagttacggttcacgtcaagagagggcgctgtaaccaggcactattttcaaagactagtgcccggcGGGCACTATTCCCGCTaaacgcgcgcgcgatcactagactatatcaGTTCATCCCActtgaccgtgtttcagccaaccagattacagaacaagcaagaggtgtgttaatTATAACTTttgaggtgatccccggagcgtttaTTTTCCCTAGGCACAAATAATGTACTCTCTCAGAAGCCATTAGTATACTTGCATGTTATTAAATGTTAAGTTTGACTCTCATTGATTTTAGTATTTTAAGTTGAAGCGTCGTCATCAAAGTAATTGGATcgtaataaaacaatgtcattaaaggATTACTTTGCCTTAGATCGgtctagttggtctttgaaaagtgtttgatcCTCACAATCATGTCTTGAAATTACACggctttccttttacgtcgcgaagaaacatggtcggccattttgtgaaatgttgCCTCCATAAAATGGCTGATCGTGTTAATGCACGACGAaagaggaaaaccgtgcaattttgagtgttccttgtgtggatcattatattcttcttttaacatatctttctaaccatatgcatttgataacgaTTGGTGTCAAACActttcaaagatcaactcgtccgattcaaggcaacatgttcaTTTAAGCACTTTTGTATTATCATGttgaatttaaattgtttttatttctacaGTACCTGGTGAGTCATATACCAGCTGCCATTAATCCTGACACACGACCGCTGGTTGGCAATCTTAATGGGTTCTTCATTTTCTTCGGCACTGCCATATATTCCTATGAAGGAATAGGAGTTGTAAGTAAAGCGAACAATTAATAATGAGAGGACAGACGGACAATTGTACAAAGCTGAGTTTAAgggacaagttgccttggatcgggtgagttggtctatgaaaagtgtttgaaaccagttgttatgaaatgcatggtgaGAAGggtgatttaaaagtagaatatgataATCTGTACCTCGAAATTGCATTGTTtaccttttattttgcgaactaacaaggtcggccattttgtggagtcaaaaattggattcaaaatggcgtgccgtgttagttgtatttaacttttaaaacatcctctatgcattttaaaacaaacgttttcaatcgcttttcaaagaccaacttgcccAATCCAagccaacgtgtccctttaagagcAAGTTCGACTGCGCTTTGTGGTTAACTAAAGGTCGACTGTTTTTACTTGAACCTTGGCTAGTCAACCATTGGTCGACTATTGTGGTCAACCATTTGGAACCCGCCTCAGGACCATTGGATTCTGCACTGGTCCtgatagcctgttccatgctaacatgtgtaatgcacagaggggaaccagtgacactacaATGAAAAcgcggaaggttgactagacttgacgagagcatactgatcgaaatgtaaTATGCAACACTGTGCTATATATTACTTAATTGGTTCAACTACTGTACTCAACTAAATCTAGAGTAgaagttacttttttttttttttcatttctattATAGTTGGCCCAAAATCGATAAGCTTGAAGTACCACAATCCAGCAATTCCAGCAATAACAcaatgtgaatatctctttttgagtagtgttcgaaaagaaccggtggttaatgactcaacgtttcgattagtatgctctgatcgtcttcaggagaagagcATATTGATCAGAACATacataagataagataagaactttattatcccacgctggggaaattaaaactggccatgATTCATACAGTATAGACAAAAacgcatactgatcgaaatgttgagttgtcaaccaccggttctttgcagaaccaacactactcaaaggagatattcacatggtgttaccgcaaacctctcttagttttacttccaccatgtaaagttttaaatcctacttgtGTTGAACACTGTtaggtttaaaggaacattacagaattggttttgctaactaaacagttgctagcagtgtaagcactttatgtaatccaccatatacgtaaactgacaaacctgtagaagtttgagatcgatcagccatttgggtcaagagaaaatagtgaaaaacagattacacattttgcatgtcgtcgattcaaaacaaaacataataaaacGCGAAaatagattgtttatttgtcataaaatatgacatttcaggcagaaatatttcaagggatgtcttctactatcatcaccattagaccgtgtaagtttgatgtaaatctgtgatattttttattatttttactaatTCTGTTATGTTCTTTTAAGTAAAAAATGAAGTTTCAGTATTTGACTGAAAACATTTGGTTTGATCCTAGGTATTACCATTGGAGAATAAGATGAAGAATCCACAGAATTTCACCCGAGTGCTTCTTGGTGGGATGTTGATCGTTGTTATACTCTATATCTCCATGGGCACTCTGGGATACCTTTGCTTTGGAGACAAAGTGGAAGATACAATCACATTAAATATTCCGATTACAGGGTGAGTTGATACTTCTTATCAAACATATGCATGGATAAGTGCATCGCACTcttattataacaataataatatcgaagtcttatacaaATTGCTGGAAGTCGGTGGAaacgatcaaggtaatgtacaccagggcccaatttcatagcgctgctaagcacaaaaatttgcttgataaaaccaggattaccaaccaggattaccaaccaaacttccatttgttgcttattgcttgttactgtaattcagctgttatttgcttatcctgaaaatcccgtgaaaatttggttggtaatcctgtttttatcaaggcaaaagtttcatgctaagcaaacttttgtgacaggatccatggtgttttgtacgctgtgacgggatccatggtgttttgtacgcTGTGACAggatccatggtgttttgtacgcTGCGACAggatccatggtgttttgtacgcTGTGACAggatccatggtgttttgtacgcTGCGACAggatccatggtgttttgtataTGTGACAggatccatggtgttttgtacgcTGCGACAggatccatggtgttttgtacgcTGTGACAggatccatggtgttttgtacgcTGCGACAggatccatggtgttttgtacgcTGTGACAggatccatggtgttttgtacgcTGTGACAggatccatggtgttttgtacgcTGTGACAggatccatggtgttttgtacgcTGTGACAggatccatggtgttttgtacgcTGTGACAggatccatggtgttttgtacgcTGTGACAggatccatggtgttttgtacgcTGTGACAggatccatggtgttttgtacgcTGTGACAggatccatggtgttttgtacacctgagggggcaaatggaacccgaggcgatgccgagggtgccatttacctTCGaaagtgtacaaaacccatggacccaaATCACatcgtgcaacaattgttttgttataccttagtaacatgattattcctcttctcaaagttctgttgtcatcttcaaacattaattACGACGAGTATGCAAACTTTAATAGCAGACAAACAGTTATACAGTTGttcaaacaagaaacaattcttcactattccctcgaacccgcggccGTTTCGTACTAAGTGCTGGAAATTGatcaacgctgggaacgatcaaggtgacgTACACCGGTTTACATCGCTCACATTACCCCGCGCTGTGCAGCCGtgatacatgcgtatttgttgcacggcacgtgattggttctcggcCAATCAAACTTCACTGTATGTTATCGAGGTGTAACAAGAGCCTTTGTATCGACCAATCacacttcacagtttgttaccgaggtataacaggAGCCTTTgtatcgaccaatcaaacttcacagtatgttaccgaggtataacaagagCCTTTgtatcgaccaatcaaacttcacagtatGTTACTGAGGTGTAACAAGAGCCTTTgtatcgaccaatcaaacttcacagtttgttaccgaggtataacaagagCCTTTgtatcgaccaatcaaacttcacagtttgttaccgaggtatataCAAGAGCCTTTgtatcgaccaatcaaacttcacagtatGTTACTGAGGTGTAACAAGAGCCTTTgtatcgaccaatcaaacttcacagtatgttaccgaggtataacaagagCCTTTgtatcgaccaatcaaacttcacagtatGTTACTGAGGTATATACAAGAGCCTTTgtatcgaccaatcaaacttcacagtatgttaccgaggtataacaagagCCTTTgtatcgaccaatcaaacttcacggTATGTTACTGAGGTATAACAAGAGCCTTTgtatcgaccaatcaaacttcacagtatGTTACCGAGGTGTAACAAGAGCCTTTgtatcgaccaatcaaacttcacagtatgttaccgaggtataacaagagCCTTTgtatcgaccaatcaaacttcacggTATGTTACTGAGGTGTAACAAGAGCCTTTgtatcgaccaatcaaacttcacagtctGTTACCGAGGTGTAACAAGAGCCTTTgtatcgaccaatcaaacttcacagtatgttaccgaggtataacaagagCCTTTGTATCACATCTcctgattggttctcgaccaataaacCCTCACAATTTGTTCCTGTCGTATAACAAGACCAATTAGACACCACATAAtattaaatcaaaattattagACTCTACATGTCATTTGGGATAACTATTGATAATAATTAAattctgttgttttgtttttgtcacagTATTTACCTGGCAGTGAGAATCATTCTTGTGGCAGCCATCTTTGTTTCCTATGGTATACAGTTTTATGTTCCCATGACGATACTGTGGCCATTCATCATGGAGAGGACTTCAGAACGATATCACTTCTTTGGAGAGATGCTCTTCAGAACTTTACTGGTGATATTAACGAGTGAGTTTCTAGGATATCAGAGTGCCaaataaaacaactaaaaaaTATTTGCAATATTTACAACCGGGCCTGAGTATGCATTGTTTGAGGAATAACGTTGGGAATGGGTGGCCCCAAGCATTTTGGATTGTAGTATTTAAATTGACAAATGATTTTCTGTCAAGCAATTCACATGAATGGCTTGTTTTATGTTAAGTAAGGCTTAGGCGCTCTTTTCTTTTGCACAAGTCTTGATTCTTTATTATATTGTCAATATTCATTGCTGGTATGAAATGCCAAGGTTGAGAATGTGGAAGGTATTGGTTCAAATACCAACAGAACTATCAAAGTGTGCAGTGTTCTATTCGATACATCTGTTTAGGGTCAaaccaaaactttttttttctccagaagactaTCAGAACATACTGATTGAATTGTCGAGTTTGAAACCCACGGTTCTTTTCACAACCACCCCAACTCAGTTAGTGATTATCATTACACatgttacatggtgttactgagCAATTCTACAGAAAATTATACTTCAAGGTGAAAAGTGAACTTTGTATATAAGCTTAGTTTTCAACTAAAAATCAACGAAGACGGtctatttttttatgattaagTGAAGAAAGTAAGAAATTGCATCATTTCAATACTT contains:
- the LOC117293676 gene encoding proton-coupled amino acid transporter 1-like, with translation MTNVRYLFDDDMSEQEPLIRQSQPTAGPTEQSLGNLTDVDKVAVVGLEGSHRSYTLSTESRLATEHATTDMQTLMHLLKGNIGTGLLGLPYAVSKAGLVLGSVGLAFMGVIALTCMNIMVQTCHDLCERTNRVTLDYGEVAEQSLKHGPIAWLRERCRIGNYVVNGFLIFTQLGFCCVYFLFMADNIRQIYCTYYGASVPSLQIFLLMLLPLVLIYCYIRNLDDLAPFSTLANVLTIVGILIIYEYLVSHIPAAINPDTRPLVGNLNGFFIFFGTAIYSYEGIGVVLPLENKMKNPQNFTRVLLGGMLIVVILYISMGTLGYLCFGDKVEDTITLNIPITGIYLAVRIILVAAIFVSYGIQFYVPMTILWPFIMERTSERYHFFGEMLFRTLLVILTMVLAMVVPHLALFIAFIGAFSSSALALIFPPLLQEFAYYDKGYSHYGKILRLLRNTFFIIFGFVGFIFGTYVAFTAIIESMGSPPTDNCSKP